TACCTGATTTCGTTTTCTTGCTAAATATCCGTCGAAAAAATCGGTACATATAGCAAACAACATTAGTATCAGTGAAATATTTCTTCCGCTTTCTGTTTGTTGGAAAAGAAACCATCCAATCGGAAACAATAAGAGAATTCTGCTTGCAGAAAGTATGTTGGAAATATTCCAATGGTGATGAACGCACATAGTACGAATAAAAAACACCCGTTGGAAAATTCAACGGGTGTTCATTTACATTCTTGTCATTTAATCTTGAAAAAAAAATGCTGCCGAAACAACCTTTTCAATCTCATTCTGTTTTGCAACATCCCGGAAGATTTTCATACGCATCCAGATTTCGCTTTTTATCGTTTGCGTCATATCCAACATCAGTAATTGCTTTTTCCAATGAAACAAGGTTCGTTTTTGTTGAAAGGAATTCGATAGTCGCAATTTTTTTATCAACGTTAACATTAACAGAATTTACGCCGTCAATTTTTTTCACTGCTTCTGTTATTGCATTTGAACACATATCGCAAACTACCGTATTCACGGCAATTGAAGCCGATTCAACTTTAGGTTGTTCTTGTGTTTGATTTTGTTGCTGACTGCAACTTGTTAAAATGAATATTGTAATTATTGAAAGAAATAGTTGTTTCATACGTTTGGTTTAGGTTATTGTAAAAAAATCTATTCTGTTCTGCGTTTCCAGTTTTTTATCGGAAGTTCATTGATACGAACCTCATTTCCCTCTATTGTACTTGGTACTGGGTCAGGAGGATATTTTTGACATACTCCGCATCCGCCAGAAAATTCTAAATTATCCAATTTCCATTTCGTCCCGCAACTTGAAATCAATTCCGTTTCATCTGTTGAAAATGAAGTTGAGCCGCAGGGTTCACACATTCCAACTGCGGTTACTAATTTCCCTGCAGGGGAAATATATGCGAGTACAATTTCATCCCATGTACTATTATGATAGACAAATTGTACAATTTTCTTATCTCGAACTATGTTTAAATCAAAACGTATTATTCCATTTTTAATCTGAACATCCTTTTTGCTTAACACATAAGGTGATAGTTGCAATCCGAAGTATGGAGATGCCATTGCGATTTCCGGCTGTTGCGATATTACCGGATGTGGACCACCGGGAAGATAATGTAAAAACACATAAATCAAAAAAAACAAAATTATTGTAGCAAGTAATGAATACAACGTTTTTGCTTTGCTCGAAAATGGTCGAGAAACTTGAAACGCCGCCGAAGGAATACCTTGCGACGGCGTTTGTATTTCTATTTGCGAACCGCAATTTGGACAAATTGTCTCGTCGCGCTGCAATAATGCTCCGCAATTTGAACATTGAGAGTTCATTATTTCAATGAAATTTTATTCTGAATCTTTTTTCTTTTCTGATTCCTTCGTTTCTGTTTTTTCTGCTTCTTTCATTTTTTGAACTTTTGAAGATTTGTGCTTCATTTCTTTGTGTGTTTTTGAGTCATCACAATTCTCCATTGATTCATCACAATTTTCCATTGCTTTTTTGTCTGTTGCTTTCATTACTTTTCCATCTTTTGCACAGCAAGACATTTTCGGTTTTTCTTTGCTTTTTGCTTTGACATTTTTTTCTTCAGCAAAAGAAGTTACGACTGCAACAATGAGTAAGAGAGAAATAATAGATAGTAGTTTTTTCATAAGAGTGTTTTTTTTGATTATAGTTGTTAAAATGTTTAGAAAAACGTGGACAAATATACAATAATGAATATGCAATTTCCAATTTGAATAAAGAAATTTTTCACTTCAAACAGGTTATCGTTACTTCGGCGAGTTAATCAACGTGTCCTTTGGTAACTTGGTCAATCGGAGCGGTAAGTAAATCGCCCCAAAACCCTTGTCCCGATGCAATGCGAATTTTTTGTTTCATATATTTTTTTACCACGAATTACACAGATACTACACAGATGTTCACGAATCTTATCCGTGCAAATCAGCGATTCATTCGTGTAATTCGTGGCTAATTATTTTTTTTATACAACCCTAATATGCAATTCTTTCAATTGTTTCTCATCCACTTCACTTGGCGCATCGTCCATCAATGAAAGTGCGCTGGAAGTTTTCGGAAATGCAATCACATCGCGGATAGATTTTGAATTACTCATCAACATTGCAATTCTATCGAAACCAAACGCAATTCCTCCGTGTGGCGGCGCTCCGTACTTAAATGCTTCGAGCATAAATCCGAATTTTCGTTTCGCTTCTTCTTCACCAATACCGAGCAGCGAAAACACTTTACTCTGCAATTCCGAAGAATGAATACGAATACTTCCACCGGCAATTTCATTTCCGTTGAGAACTAAATCATACGCACGCGCTCTTGCTTTGTTCGGTTCGCTATCGAGTAAATGCACATCGTCACTTTTCGGGGCAGTGAACGGATG
The sequence above is a segment of the Ignavibacteria bacterium genome. Coding sequences within it:
- a CDS encoding heavy-metal-associated domain-containing protein, with the protein product MKQLFLSIITIFILTSCSQQQNQTQEQPKVESASIAVNTVVCDMCSNAITEAVKKIDGVNSVNVNVDKKIATIEFLSTKTNLVSLEKAITDVGYDANDKKRNLDAYENLPGCCKTE
- a CDS encoding DUF2318 domain-containing protein, with amino-acid sequence MNSQCSNCGALLQRDETICPNCGSQIEIQTPSQGIPSAAFQVSRPFSSKAKTLYSLLATIILFFLIYVFLHYLPGGPHPVISQQPEIAMASPYFGLQLSPYVLSKKDVQIKNGIIRFDLNIVRDKKIVQFVYHNSTWDEIVLAYISPAGKLVTAVGMCEPCGSTSFSTDETELISSCGTKWKLDNLEFSGGCGVCQKYPPDPVPSTIEGNEVRINELPIKNWKRRTE